One Palaemon carinicauda isolate YSFRI2023 chromosome 5, ASM3689809v2, whole genome shotgun sequence DNA window includes the following coding sequences:
- the LOC137641292 gene encoding uncharacterized protein: MQFLSNSLHSLCPIQHPVSAQFVTQSLSNSTCSFCPIRYTVSVEFSIQFLPNSLHSLCPIQHAVSVQFVTQSLSNSTCSFCPIRYTVSVQFSIQFLPNSLESLSNSTCSFCPIRYTVSVEFSIQFLSNSLHSVCPIQHAVSVQFATQSLSNSASSFCPIRYTVSVQFNMQFLSNSLHSLCPIQHPVSAQFVRVSVQFNMQFLSNSLHSLCPIQHPVSAQFVTQSLSNSTCSFCPIRYTVSVEFSIQFLPNSLHSLCPIQHAVSVQFVTQSLSNSTCSFCPIRYTVSVQFSIQFLPNSLESLSNSTCSFCPIRYTVSVEFSIQFLSNSLHSLCPIQHAVSVQFVTQSLSNSASSFCPIRYTVSVQFNMQFLSNSLHSLCPIQHPVSAQFVRVSVQFNMQFLSNSLHSLCPIQHPVSAQFVTQSLSNSTCSFCPIRYTVSVEFSIQFLPNSLESLSNSTCSFCQIRYTVSVQFSIQFLPNSLHSLCPIQHAVSVQFVTQSLSNSASSFCPIRYTVSVQFNMQFLSNSLHSLCRIQHPVSAQFVTQSLSNSTCSFCPIRYTVSVQFSIQFLPNSLESLSNSTCSFCPIRYTVSVQFSIQFLPNSLHSLCPIQHAVSVQFVTQSLSNSASSFCPIRYTVSVQFNMQFLSNSLHSLCRIQHPVSAQFVTQSLSNSTCSFCPIRYTVSVQFSIQFLPNSLHSLCPIQHAVSVQFVTQSLSNSASSFCPIRYTVSVQFNMQFLSNSLHSLCRIQHPVSAQFVTQSLSNSTCSFCPIRYTVSVQFSIQFLPNSLESLSNSTCSFCPIRYTVSVEFSIQFLPNSLESLSNSACSFCPIRYSLCRTQHPVSAQFVTESLSNSTCSFCIIQHPFSA, translated from the coding sequence ATGCAGTTTCTGTCCAATTCGTTACACAGTCTCTGTCCAATTCAGCATCCAGTTTCTGCCCAATTCGTTACACAGTCTCTGTCCAATTCAACATGCAGTTTCTGTCCAATTCGTTACACAGTCTCTGTCGAATTCAGCATCCAGTTTCTGCCCAATTCGTTACACAGTCTCTGTCCAATTCAACATGCAGTTTCTGTCCAATTCGTTACACAGTCTCTGTCCAATTCAACATGCAGTTTCTGTCCAATTCGTTACACAGTCTCTGTCCAATTCAGCATCCAGTTTCTGCCCAATTCGTTAGAGTCTCTATCCAATTCAACATGCAGTTTCTGTCCAATTCGTTACACAGTCTCTGTCGAATTCAGCATCCAGTTTCTGTCCAATTCGTTACACAGTGTCTGTCCAATTCAACATGCAGTTTCTGTCCAATTCGCTACACAGTCTCTGTCGAATTCAGCATCCAGTTTCTGCCCAATTCGTTACACAGTCTCTGTCCAATTCAACATGCAGTTTCTGTCCAATTCGTTACACAGTCTCTGTCCAATTCAGCATCCAGTTTCTGCCCAATTCGTTAGAGTCTCTGTCCAATTCAACATGCAGTTTCTGTCCAATTCGTTACACAGTCTCTGTCCAATTCAGCATCCAGTTTCTGCCCAATTCGTTACACAGTCTCTGTCCAATTCAACATGCAGTTTCTGTCCAATTCGTTACACAGTCTCTGTCGAATTCAGCATCCAGTTTCTGCCCAATTCGTTACACAGTCTCTGTCCAATTCAACATGCAGTTTCTGTCCAATTCGTTACACAGTCTCTGTCCAATTCAACATGCAGTTTCTGTCCAATTCGTTACACAGTCTCTGTCCAATTCAGCATCCAGTTTCTGCCCAATTCGTTAGAGTCTCTGTCCAATTCAACATGCAGTTTCTGTCCAATTCGTTACACAGTCTCTGTCGAATTCAGCATCCAGTTTCTGTCCAATTCGTTACACAGTCTCTGTCCAATTCAACATGCAGTTTCTGTCCAATTCGTTACACAGTCTCTGTCGAATTCAGCATCCAGTTTCTGCCCAATTCGTTACACAGTCTCTGTCCAATTCAACATGCAGTTTCTGTCCAATTCGTTACACAGTCTCTGTCCAATTCAGCATCCAGTTTCTGCCCAATTCGTTAGAGTCTCTGTCCAATTCAACATGCAGTTTCTGTCCAATTCGTTACACAGTCTCTGTCCAATTCAGCATCCAGTTTCTGCCCAATTCGTTACACAGTCTCTGTCCAATTCAACATGCAGTTTCTGTCCAATTCGTTACACAGTCTCTGTCGAATTCAGCATCCAGTTTCTGCCCAATTCGTTAGAGTCTCTGTCCAATTCAACATGCAGTTTCTGTCAAATTCGTTACACAGTCTCTGTCCAATTCAGCATCCAGTTTCTGCCCAATTCGTTACACAGTCTCTGTCCAATTCAACATGCAGTTTCTGTCCAATTCGTTACACAGTCTCTGTCAAATTCAGCATCCAGTTTCTGCCCAATTCGTTACACAGTCTCTGTCCAATTCAACATGCAGTTTCTGTCCAATTCGTTACACAGTCTCTGTCGAATTCAGCATCCAGTTTCTGCCCAATTCGTTACACAGTCTCTGTCCAATTCAACATGCAGTTTCTGTCCAATTCGTTACACAGTCTCTGTCCAATTCAGCATCCAGTTTCTGCCCAATTCGTTAGAGTCTCTGTCCAATTCAACATGCAGTTTCTGTCCAATTCGTTACACAGTCTCTGTCCAATTCAGCATCCAGTTTCTGCCCAATTCGTTACACAGTCTCTGTCCAATTCAACATGCAGTTTCTGTCCAATTCGTTACACAGTCTCTGTCCAATTCAGCATCCAGTTTCTGCCCAATTCGTTACACAGTCTCTGTCCAATTCAACATGCAGTTTCTGTCCAATTCGTTACACAGTCTCTGTCGAATTCAGCATCCAGTTTCTGCCCAATTCGTTACACAGTCTCTGTCCAATTCAACATGCAGTTTCTGTCCAATTCGTTACACAGTCTCTGTCCAATTCAGCATCCAGTTTCTGCCCAATTCGTTACACAGTCTCTGTCCAATTCAACATGCAGTTTCTGTCCAATTCGTTACACAGTCTCTGTCCAATTCAGCATCCAGTTTCTGCCCAATTCGTTACACAGTCTCTGTCCAATTCAACATGCAGTTTCTGTCCAATTCGTTACACAGTCTCTGTCGAATTCAGCATCCAGTTTCTGCCCAATTCGTTACACAGTCTCTGTCCAATTCAACATGCAGTTTCTGTCCAATTCGTTACACAGTCTCTGTCCAATTCAGCATCCAGTTTCTGCCCAATTCGTTAGAGTCTCTGTCCAATTCAACATGCAGTTTCTGTCCAATTCGTTACACAGTCTCTGTCGAATTCAGCATCCAGTTTCTGCCCAATTCGTTAGAGTCTCTGTCCAATTCTGCCTGCAGTTTCTGTCCAATTCGTTACAGTCTCTGTCGAACTCAGCATCCAGTTTCTGCCCAATTCGTTACAGAGTCTCTGTCCAATTCAACATGCAGTTTCTGTATAATTCAGCACCCATTCTCTGCCTAG